One part of the Thermodesulforhabdaceae bacterium genome encodes these proteins:
- a CDS encoding SDR family NAD(P)-dependent oxidoreductase, with protein MEKMLDGRICLITGAGRGIGRATALLFASEGARLVLSDLDREPLEEVMTQIKNQGGEVVGITGDVTADDFAERFVKTSVEAFGPDIHVIVNNAGYTWDGVVHKMADEQWEAMLKVHCTAPFRIIRAAAPYIRENAKKEKAEGRVVMRKIVNVTSIAGTDGNAGQANYSTAKAGIIGFTKTLAKEWGQLNVNVNAVAFGWIETRLTQPKKEDTVLEKNGKKIPIGVPKEHLDVFRLMIPLGRPGTPDEAARVILFLASPLSDYVSGQVIKVTGGW; from the coding sequence ATGGAAAAGATGCTTGATGGAAGAATCTGTTTAATCACGGGAGCGGGAAGAGGTATAGGAAGAGCAACAGCTCTATTGTTTGCTTCTGAAGGAGCCAGGCTGGTTTTGAGCGATCTGGATCGAGAACCGCTGGAAGAGGTCATGACCCAGATTAAAAATCAGGGCGGGGAAGTTGTAGGAATAACGGGAGATGTAACGGCTGATGATTTTGCCGAAAGGTTTGTGAAAACTTCGGTCGAAGCTTTCGGACCTGACATTCATGTCATAGTCAACAATGCCGGTTATACATGGGACGGCGTGGTTCACAAGATGGCAGATGAGCAATGGGAAGCCATGCTGAAGGTTCATTGCACGGCTCCTTTCAGAATCATTCGAGCTGCCGCACCCTACATCAGAGAAAACGCCAAAAAGGAGAAAGCCGAAGGGCGAGTTGTTATGAGAAAAATCGTTAACGTAACTTCAATTGCCGGCACCGATGGAAACGCCGGACAGGCAAACTACTCAACGGCTAAAGCAGGTATTATCGGCTTTACGAAAACTCTAGCCAAAGAATGGGGACAACTCAACGTTAACGTAAACGCTGTAGCTTTTGGCTGGATAGAAACAAGGCTTACTCAACCCAAAAAGGAAGATACTGTGCTGGAAAAAAACGGCAAAAAGATTCCTATCGGTGTCCCAAAAGAACATCTTGATGTCTTCAGACTGATGATCCCTCTGGGACGTCCCGGCACTCCGGATGAAGCCGCTCGAGTAATTCTCTTCCTTGCATCGCCTCTTTCTGACTACGTATCCGGGCAGGTCATTAAAGTAACAGGAGGCTGGTAA